The Brassica oleracea var. oleracea cultivar TO1000 chromosome C6, BOL, whole genome shotgun sequence genomic interval TCTTGCTCTCAAAAACATATGTGCACCTGTTTATAATACAAGAAGCAATGAAGAAGTGTATTATGCTTGTTATTGGATAAAGTCTATAAGTGAGGATGCCACTTGGATCAAGAACTTTATTATGAACTATGGAATGAGGCTTGTCATGTTCACAGAGCATTATGATCTTAAGCTCCTTACAATTGCTTCGACAAGGTTTGTCTTTTTTTTTGTTAAGTTCAATCTTAATAACAATTATTTTATAAAAAATTAAGATTATGAAGTTTATTTTTACAGGTTTGCCTCAACAGTTGTGATGCTTAAGAGATTCAAAAATAAAAACTGGGTTACAACAAATGGTGATCAGTCCTAAATGGGATGATTATAAAGATGATGGTGTAGAAAGAGCATCAGCAATAAAGAAAAAGATATTAGATGAGATGTTCTGGGATGAGATTGATTATGCTTTATCTTTCACTTTGCCGATATATAATGTGATTAGAGAAGCTGATACTGATAAGCTTTCACTTCATCTGGTTTATGAGTGGTGGGAAAGCATGATACAGACTGTGAAAAAGGTTATCTTTAGAAAGGAAAGGAAAGAACTTGAAGATGACTCGGTTTTTTGGAATGATGTGCAGTCTATTTTGACCTCTCGTTGGAGTAAGAGTAACACTCCTCTCCATTGTATGGCACATTCTCTAAATCCCAAGTCAGTTATAAGTCTTTTCTAGTTCATTTGGTTTATTATCTTATAAACTAAAATTTAAACAGTTTCGTTAGTTATTTAAGTAACAAATTATTGTTATTTATTTTGTTGGATGCAGATATTATAGCTCAGAGTGGCTTGGAGAAGAGAATAGTAGAAAAGGTCCACATCAAGATTTGGAGATTACTAGAGAAAGATAAAATTGCATCATGAAGTATTTTCCAAATCAAGATGAAACCAGAGAGGTTAACATTGAATATTCTAATTTCTCTTTAAGCTTGGAAGATTTTGGTAGTGTTGATGCAATCCATGATAGATTTATCTTAGAACCTTTAAGATGGGGGGCAGTTCATGGATCTTCAGCTCCAAAGCTTCAAGCCTTAGTATTTAAGTTGCTTGGACAGCCTTCTTCATCCTCATGTTGTGAAAGGAACTGGAGCACTTACAAGTTCATCCATTCAACAACAAGAAACAAGATTATGCCACAAAGAGCTGAAGATTTGGTATTTGTGCATACTAATCTTCGTCTCCTATCTAGAATGAGTTCTGCTTACAAAGAAGGCCCTAACAAGATGTGGGATGTTGGAGGTGGCCAATTTGATTCTTTGGATGATCTTAATATTGGAAGACTTGAGTTTGAAGATCTTTCTCTTGATGAACCAGAGCTAGAGGCTGTTGTGTTTGATGGAGAAGATGAAAATGAGTGAAACAATTGATCTTTGACATTGAATGTTTTTATTTCCAGTTGAGTTGATTAATATTTAAGACTTTGTTGGATTTGTGTGTTTTAGACATTTTTAAATTTTCAGATTTATTTTATATGTGGGTTTTTATTTTATATATATATATATATATATAATTATATACGCTTCCAACACAGATCCGCTTCCTATTATTTTTTTTTAAACTCGTTTCTACGCTTCCATACGATTCCGCTTCCGCGTTTCCGCTTCCGCGTTTCCGCTTCCGCGTTTCCATGTAACGTAGATCAAATCAGAGCGTTAACCTTCCAGTTCTGTGGTGCAAGAAGAGAATGGGTATGTGCTTTTTTATTTTTGTGTACTTGGAAACGTTTGGTGTGCTGTCTTTGTAAGTTGATGTTTTTGACTCTAATGTTGATTTGCGCTTTTGAAGAAGCTTTAAAGTTGCTATTGATCATAAGTTTGTTATGGTGAAACAGGAACGTCTCAGGTCAGACTGCAAAATGGGTCTCTTCCAGGGAGGCGGCTGAGCTGTCTGGAGGATCGGACAGGGGTACAAGACAGAAAGCGTCTGAGAAAACTGTAAAGACGGAAGATGGTGTTTTGGGCGAGTTTCATGGTTCCACAAAAGCTTCTCGCTGGCCCATGGTTGAAAGATCTCCTTCTTCCACAAGTCTTGACCGGAGATTCAATAATAATCAGAGTAGTGCAAGATGGAGCAGTGAGGTTGAAGAAACAGGCCTTAGGAACAACGCGAAAGATTTTTCAGCACCTGAGGATGAAAGGCATCGGGTGGATGACACATCACAGGGAAATATATCCTTTAACAATAAAGCCTACCTGAGAAAGTGCCATTGAAGATAGGAAGGAGTTTGGTAGATCTTCAAGCCTATACTTCTGAGTTGTTGATGCTGTTGGGAGCTGTAATAAAATTACGTTCTTCGGCTGGATGACATTGTTTCTGCATATTTTGAGTTGTGAAGTTCAGGTACTCTCCTTCACAAGTATTTGCTGTGTTTTTGTACTTTATAGGTTGGGTTTTAAATTTTAGTACATAAAGAATACTATGTATAAGCAACAAAACTTATATGTATTATTTTGTTTGGTATTGGAGTTGCCTTCAAGCCAAATTTAGCTTGAAAATAACGTGATTATTTGAATTATATGTATATACAATTGATAGTTAATATTGTATTTATATATTACGTTTGTTAAAAATATATGCATATAAAATATAAACAAAAAAGAATATATTTTGTTAATTAAATCCGGTTTAGCATGAAATAAAATAATAAGTTTTGTAGAATAAACTACAATATTAGATGCTAAGTCTACAATAACATTAACCTACACCCACTAATGATCAACTTACACACGTATAACTATCTACACGATTTCTCGCTAGCTGCAGTTTGGAGGTTCATAACATTCGAGAAATACAAAGTATTTTCATAACAACACCGAAGATGGCATAACACATACATTGCAGCCAAATATTATTTAACTAATGTTATATACTTCTAAGTTAAAAGTTGCATCCTACGGCATCAAAATATGTTTTTATGGTTTGTATTTTCAGAGAGATTCTTTCGAGATTTAATGGTTTTTCGTTTTTCTAAAAAAACTAAAGTTGGATAGAAACAAAATAAAACAAGAACGAACGACTGCTAGAATTAGAGTCGCATCCATACATCATTTCATGGAGTTAGAATAAACAAACTTCAATGTTTTTTGACAATTATAAAAATATAATAACCAAATTGAAATGTTATTTGACAAATTATAAAAGTATAAGAGAAACATATATATGCCATTGGTGCAAACTTGAAAACCGGTATACACATGTTAATAATACAGATCAAAGATGAAGTTTTTTT includes:
- the LOC106297825 gene encoding uncharacterized protein LOC106297825, giving the protein MIIECIKEVGHENVVQVLTNNASNCVKAGALISAKFPTIFWTPCVVHTLNLALKNICAPVYNTRSNEEVYYACYWIKSISEDATWIKNFIMNYGMRLVMFTEHYDLKLLTIASTSPKWDDYKDDGVERASAIKKKILDEMFWDEIDYALSFTLPIYNVIREADTDKLSLHLVYEWWESMIQTVKKVIFRKERKELEDDSVFWNDVQSILTSRWSKSNTPLHCMAHSLNPNLEDFGSVDAIHDRFILEPLRWGAVHGSSAPKLQALVFKLLGQPSSSSCCERNWSTYKFIHSTTRNKIMPQRAEDLVFVHTNLRLLSRMSSAYKEGPNKMWDVGGGQFDSLDDLNIGRLEFEDLSLDEPELEAVVFDGEDENENVSGQTAKWVSSREAAELSGGSDRGTRQKASEKTVKTEDGVLGEFHGSTKASRWPMVERSPSSTSLDRRFNNNQSSARWSSEVEETGLRNNAKDFSAPEDERHRVDDTSQGNISFNNKAYLRKCH